The sequence below is a genomic window from Streptomyces sp. B21-105.
CAGAACACGTCGCGGGCGGCGTCGCGGTCCTGGATATCGGCGGGCGTCACCGTGATCATCACGGGCAGGCCGAGGGTGTCCACGGTGATATGTCGCTTGCGGCCGTTGATCTTCTTCGCGGCGTCGTAGCCACGGCTGTTCCTGCCAACGGTGGAGGCGCCCTTGACCGACTGGGAGTCGACGATCAGCGTGACCGGGTGCGGGCAGCGGCCCTTGCCGGTACGAATTCGGCGGCGGAGCTGGTCACGGATGTAAGTGACGACCCCGGCCCGGTTCCACCGCCAGAAAAACCCGTAAACCGTCTCCCACGGAGGGAAATCCGCAGGCAGGGCCCGCCACTTCGCGCCGTTGTCGACGATGTAGCGGATGCCGTCGACGATCTCCCGCCGGGGCCACTTCTCCGGATGCCCGCCGGTCTTGGTCTGGCAGGCCGGGACGGGCAGCAGGGGTTCCAGCAGTGCCCATTCGGCGACGGAGGTGTCGGACGGGTAGCGGCGGCGACGGGGGACAGCGGGCATGGAGGGCTCAGCAGGGGTGATCGGCGGTGGGCAGAGGCTATTTGGAGAGCTGGGCAAGAGTGGCGCGGACGCCGGTGAGTTGGGCGGTGGCGAGCTGGGCCCATTCGTCGTCGGGGTAGCGGGCCAGGTGCGGATCGAGCGTGCCCGTGATCACCCGGGTGAGGCGGCCGAGGATCTGCCGGAATTGCCGCTTGTCGTACTCGATCCAGTCCGCGGGGTCGTCGGAGAACATGAACCCGTCGCGGCGTGTCCATGTGATCGGCGTCAGGTTCTCCGCGGCGACGACGTCGCGGACGTGCCGGATGCCGCGGCCGATCTGCGAGCGGGTCAGGCGGGTGGCGGCCATGAGCTGGTAGGTGTGCAGGCCGGCGGGGCGTGCTTCCATCAGGGCGACGCGGACCAGGTCGCCGTAGTGCTCGGCCAGCGGCCGGGCCTCCCGGCGTCGCGGCATGGCCTACTCGCCCTTGAGCAGCTGGACCAGCTGCTCATCAAGGGTGAACTCGCCGTTGTCGAGGGCTCCTTCGAGCCAGTCCGCCGCGGCGCGGACCCGGCCGATCTGCCGGCGGACGGTCTCACGTTCGTCCTCGGTGAACTCCTGCCCCCGCAGCTGCGGGACCAGGCGGCCCAGGGTGGCTACGAAGTTGTGGCAGGAGCCGACCAGGTCGAGGTACTCGATGGTGTGCTCGATCGCGCGGACGGCCGGGGTGCGCTCCCGGATCCTGTCACGTGTCTCGTTGGAGTTGTCGAACTGGGCGCGGTTGACGAGCATCCGGGTGGTGTCGTCCCGCATCGTCTTCCGGGCGACATCCGGGCGGCGCAGCAGACTGCTGGTGACCTCCTGCGCGACGGTGTCGTCCCGGGTCAGCTCCGTGACGACCCGCACCCGTTCGGCCGGAGTGACGTGCTCGGTGACCGCCGGCCGCTTCAGCAGGTCGGTGGCGACCTGGGCGGCGACCTCGTCATCACGGGTCAGGTCGGCCACGGCCTGGACCTTCTCATCCACCGTGACCGGCCGGTCGACCCGCTGGCCGACGGCCCGCTTCGCGCCGTCCGGCGTCCACTGCCTCGCCCCCGTGCGCGGGTTGAACGGCGCGTCCTCGATCGCCGCCCACCGCTCGTCCTCGTCCACGACCGACGCGAGGATGCGATGAACAGTGAACGACACGCCCTCCCTGCGGCGCTTGGCCGGCCACCGGTTGGCGGTGTAGCGCCAGTCCTCCACCGTCCGGCGCTCCACCCCGATGTCGTCCGCGAACATCTGCAACGACTCCGTCACGGTGAACAGGTCGTCCGTGCCGTTCGGCATCGACCCGCCCACCGCCCTTATTGGCTCAATCTCCAACGCCATGTCACCGAGGGCAAATTGCGAGCGGGCGATCTGCGCGATCAGTTCCTTCGCCCGGGTGACGAGCTGTTCGTAACGCTGCCGGGTGACGTTCCCGATTCGGTCGGTCACGTCGGTCATGATGACCACCGTCCTCGCCCGGGTCCGGCCCAGCCGCCACGACGGGACCGATCAAAGGGGCGCCGGCCCCGGTCACTGTCCACCGTGACGCGCGCGCGACACGCCGGGGCAGGGCGTGAACCAGGGGCGCTCGAAGCGCTCGGCAGTCGCTCCCAACTACCTTGCAAATCCTGGGGTGTTGGAGGTGTTGGCGAGGCGTTCGGCTATGGCGTTTCCGTTACGCCGTTCCGTGACGCCCGCCGCTGGCGGCAGGCCCGTACCCGGCAACGGTCCGAGCAGTACACCGCCGCCTTTGACCGCTCCACTCCTACCGTCCACGACCGCCCGCAGACCGGGCACTCCGCCTGCTCTCCCCGCTGCATCGCCATGACCCGCTGGCGAGTCTGCTGAAGCCTCCGCCACCGTCGTGACCTGCACCGCCCCGAGCAGAACACCGCCTCCGCCGCCATCGTCTGCGGAAGCGGATCACCGCACTCCCGGCAATACCGCCGAGCCGTCCCGCCAACCCCCACGACTCAGATCATCCAGGCGTAGCCACCTCACGGCCAGGGATCAAAAACACCTACTGAACCGCCTCCCGGCCGGGAAGGCAACCCCGACCACCTGGAGGCAAAGCCCGAGGTGGTCCAGCCACCAAAAGAGCTGAAGATCGTGACCCGGCTGCGTGAGCAGCATGCTGCCGCCCACGAACTGTGGGAACAGGGGATGTCGAAGGCGGCGATCGGCCGGAAACTCGAGCTGCACCAGGCCACTGTCCGCAAGCTGGTGGGTGCCCGCTCCGCGGACGATGTCGTTGCCAAGAGCCTGCAGCGGGCGCACATCGTGGACCCGTACGTCGGCTACCTGCACCGGCGTTGGAACGAAGGCGTCAGAAACGCCGCACAGCTCTACCGCGAGATACAACAACTTGGCTACCCGGGTGGGGAGTTGGCCGTCCAACGACACCTGCGGCGCTACCGCACCGGGCGCGGACACGCACCTGCCGTGGGCCCCAAGCCCCCGTCGGTCCGCGAGGTCACTTCCTGGATCATGACCCACCCCGAACACCTGCGGGGCAGGGATGCCGACGAGCTGCACCGCCTGCGTGAGCGCGATCCCGAGCTGGACCGGCTCACCGGTCACGTCAGAAAGTTCGCCGCGATGATGACCGGACGCCACGGCGACCGCCTCGAGGACTGGATCGCCACTGTCGAACAGGACAACCTGGCTCCACTCGCAGGCTTCGCCCACAACCTCCGCCGCGACTTCGACGCTGTCCGCAACGGGCTGTCCCTGCCCCACAGCTCCGGCGCTGTCGAGGGCAACATCAACCGGCTGAAGATGCTGAAGCGCCAGATGTTCGGCCGGGCCAGCCTCGATCTCCTTCGCAAACGCGTCCTGCTCACACGATGAGCAGCACGGTCCGGATCACAAGATCGTCGACAGAACCCTGATCTTGACGTTGATGGCGTCGACGAAGAGGACCGGGTAGACGCTGTCCAGCGGGCGGTTGGACCATTCCGCCATGCCGTCCATCACCTTGTCGGTGATCGTGGAGATGGTGGCCTTGGACACGCTCGCCCCGTAGACCTCAGCCAGGTGCGCGGAGATCTCTCCGTGGGTGAGCCCCTTCGCGGACAACGACAGCACCACCTCGTCCACGCCGGACAGCCTGCGCTGGCGCTTTTTGACGATGGCCGGCTCGAACGTGCCCGCCACGTCCCGGGTACATTGACCTTTACCGGGCCGACATCGGTCAGCACGGTCTTCGCCCTGGTGCCATTGCGGGAGTTGCCGCTGCCCCGGCCCTCGGCGTCGTGCTTCTCGTATCCGAGGTGATCCGTAATCTCGCCCTCCAGGGCGGACTCCAGCACCCGCTTGGTCAACTGCTGCAGCAGCCCGCCCTCCCCGGTCAGCTGCAGACCCTCGCTGCGGGCCCGGTCCACCAGCATCGCGACCAACTGCTCGTCACTCGCCAGCACCGGCGCAGCCACCG
It includes:
- a CDS encoding IS5 family transposase, which translates into the protein MPAVPRRRRYPSDTSVAEWALLEPLLPVPACQTKTGGHPEKWPRREIVDGIRYIVDNGAKWRALPADFPPWETVYGFFWRWNRAGVVTYIRDQLRRRIRTGKGRCPHPVTLIVDSQSVKGASTVGRNSRGYDAAKKINGRKRHITVDTLGLPVMITVTPADIQDRDAARDVFWRLRLTQPQITQVWADRGYAGELVGWARERLWLSLRIVSRPKGAKGFVVLPRRWKVERTIGWCMNARRNARDYERLPQHSEAHLNWALITMMTRRLTRKSPRTSQWTKKPPAARA
- a CDS encoding DUF6192 family protein, with translation MTDVTDRIGNVTRQRYEQLVTRAKELIAQIARSQFALGDMALEIEPIRAVGGSMPNGTDDLFTVTESLQMFADDIGVERRTVEDWRYTANRWPAKRRREGVSFTVHRILASVVDEDERWAAIEDAPFNPRTGARQWTPDGAKRAVGQRVDRPVTVDEKVQAVADLTRDDEVAAQVATDLLKRPAVTEHVTPAERVRVVTELTRDDTVAQEVTSSLLRRPDVARKTMRDDTTRMLVNRAQFDNSNETRDRIRERTPAVRAIEHTIEYLDLVGSCHNFVATLGRLVPQLRGQEFTEDERETVRRQIGRVRAAADWLEGALDNGEFTLDEQLVQLLKGE
- a CDS encoding transposase; translated protein: MTHPEHLRGRDADELHRLRERDPELDRLTGHVRKFAAMMTGRHGDRLEDWIATVEQDNLAPLAGFAHNLRRDFDAVRNGLSLPHSSGAVEGNINRLKMLKRQMFGRASLDLLRKRVLLTR